A genomic region of Nitrospinota bacterium contains the following coding sequences:
- a CDS encoding nitrite reductase — translation MKRFGYLITFLSAFALIFSASQATAAPKMTEKEMKEGAKIYFEECAGCHGVLRKGATGPALEPKKTLEMGTDVLAVFIQSGTAGGMVPFGDLGILNEQQINLMARYIQQEPTAPPEISLADMKATWKVTVPVDKRPTKPAHNKNWQNFFGVVLRDAGQVAIFDGDTKEKLATLNTGFAVHILRVSASGRYLYSIGRDGKATMMDMWMKTPALVAEIKTCSEARSIDTSKYKGFEDKYAVVGCYWPPHLAILDGATLEPLKVVSTRSYTFDTNEYHPEPRVAAIVSSHYSPEWVINVKEAGYIWLVDYSDLANLNVKMIEAERFLHDGGWDATHRYFMSAANARDTMVVIDTKTRTKVAKFKTGAKPHPGRGANWTDPKYGPVTGTVHIGEAVMTVWGSDPAKHKDNAWKVLYKVDFEKAAGVEGGGQLFLKTHPKSKNVWVDFPLNTGEDTRVSLGVMDINDIQKVEMIKLADRGRVVHMEYNKDGDELWVSVWDQKGEIVILDDKTRKVKKRITDLRTPTGKFNIYNTMHDIY, via the coding sequence ATGAAGAGGTTCGGTTACTTGATCACCTTCTTATCAGCCTTCGCGTTGATTTTCAGCGCATCGCAGGCAACTGCGGCGCCGAAGATGACCGAAAAGGAGATGAAGGAAGGAGCAAAAATCTATTTTGAGGAGTGCGCAGGGTGCCACGGTGTTCTACGAAAGGGAGCAACCGGCCCAGCCCTTGAGCCGAAAAAGACACTTGAGATGGGAACTGATGTTCTCGCAGTATTCATCCAGAGCGGTACAGCCGGCGGTATGGTACCGTTCGGAGACCTCGGTATTCTGAATGAACAGCAGATTAACCTGATGGCCCGCTACATTCAGCAGGAGCCAACAGCTCCGCCTGAGATCTCGCTTGCCGATATGAAGGCAACATGGAAAGTGACCGTTCCTGTGGACAAGAGGCCGACAAAGCCAGCGCACAACAAGAACTGGCAGAATTTCTTCGGTGTTGTTCTTCGCGATGCCGGTCAGGTAGCCATATTTGATGGTGATACCAAGGAGAAACTTGCTACCCTGAACACAGGCTTCGCCGTTCACATTCTTCGCGTGTCTGCTTCGGGCCGCTATCTTTACTCCATCGGCCGCGACGGTAAGGCGACCATGATGGATATGTGGATGAAGACTCCAGCTCTCGTTGCAGAGATCAAAACCTGCTCGGAAGCAAGGTCTATCGATACATCCAAGTACAAAGGCTTTGAGGACAAATACGCCGTTGTCGGCTGTTACTGGCCTCCTCACCTTGCAATTCTTGATGGCGCGACCCTTGAGCCGCTCAAGGTTGTAAGCACAAGGAGCTATACATTCGACACCAACGAGTACCATCCTGAGCCGCGCGTTGCCGCTATCGTTTCTTCGCACTACTCGCCTGAGTGGGTAATAAACGTTAAAGAGGCTGGCTACATCTGGCTTGTTGATTACTCTGACCTCGCAAACCTCAATGTCAAGATGATTGAGGCTGAAAGGTTCCTTCACGATGGTGGTTGGGACGCAACACACCGCTACTTCATGTCTGCTGCAAACGCACGCGACACCATGGTAGTTATCGATACCAAGACCAGGACGAAAGTTGCCAAGTTTAAAACAGGCGCTAAACCGCATCCTGGCCGCGGTGCGAACTGGACCGATCCAAAGTATGGTCCGGTTACCGGAACGGTTCACATCGGTGAAGCTGTAATGACTGTTTGGGGTTCTGATCCTGCGAAGCACAAAGACAACGCATGGAAAGTTCTCTACAAAGTCGACTTTGAAAAGGCCGCAGGCGTTGAGGGTGGCGGACAGCTCTTCCTCAAAACACATCCCAAGAGCAAAAACGTTTGGGTAGACTTCCCTCTGAACACGGGTGAGGATACAAGGGTAAGCCTTGGCGTTATGGATATCAATGATATTCAGAAGGTTGAGATGATCAAGCTTGCTGACAGAGGCCGCGTTGTTCACATGGAATACAACAAGGACGGCGACGAGCTTTGGGTGTCTGTCTGGGATCAAAAGGGCGAGATCGTCATCCTCGACGACAAAACCCGCAAAGTTAAGAAGAGGATTACAGACCTCAGGACTCCGACAGGAAAGTTCAACATTTATAACACCATGCACGACATATACTAG